Sequence from the Pontibacter pudoricolor genome:
CAAAAAAGCCAGCCAAACCGCTGGCTTTTTTGTTATGCATAGTGGCAGCTATGTTAAGAAAAGGTTATCATTTACCTATAACTGAGCAGTTTGCCCGAAACATAGTACCTTTACAATAGCAAAAGAATACCAGCTATAGTTCATGCTCAGTCAGGAGCTATAGTTACAGACAGAATATACAGTAACCTAAAGCGTCAAAATCGTGCAAACTGCATCTAAATACAAGATACTGATCGTGGACGATGAGCCCGATATAGTGGAACTGCTGCACTACAACCTTACCCGCGAAGGCTACGAAGTGGCTCAGGCTGATAACGGCAAAAGAGCCATAGAAGTAGCCCAGGCTTTTAAACCGGATGTAATACTGATGGACGTGATGATGCCTGTTATGGACGGGATAGCTGCCTGCCGGCAACTGCGCGAAATGAACGACTTTAAACAAACGCACATTATTTTCCTGACAGCCCGCGCCGAGGAGTTTTCGGAGGTAGCTGCTTTTGATGCCGGCGCTGATGATTTTATAACCAAGCCCATTAAGCCTCGTGCACTTTTAAGCCGCCTCGCTGCCTTTGCCCGCCGCGATGCACAGCAGGATGAGCAGGAGCAAACTATAGACATAGCAGGCCTTAAAATAGACCGCACCAGCTTTGCTGTATACAAAGGCGAACAAAAAATAACCTTACCTAAAAAAGAATTCGAACTGCTGGCTTTCCTGGCATCTACACCAAATAAAGTATTTACCCGCGAAGAACTGCTCAACAACATCTGGGGCAGCGATGTGTATGTAATTGCAAGAACTGTTGATGTGCACATCCGGAAAGTGCGCGAAAAAGTTGGCGAAGACCACATCAGAACTATAAAAGGGGTTGGCTATAAGTTTAACACCGACTAAGCCGCATGAACCTGAATTCGCGTACTCTTACATTGCTTATTTCGTTGGCGGTGGCTTTGGTGCTTACCGCCTTTTTGGCGTTAGCTACTTACTTCTCATCCAGAGGGCTTATAGTTGCGCTGGTACTGGTTTTTATCAGCTGCTTTCTGCTGGTTTATTTCTCATATGAAGCGCTGGTGCTCCGTGAGATCAAAAATGTTTACTCTACCCTTGACCGTGTAAGACGACAGGACCCCAAGAGAGCCGAAGGCCGTTCCTTTTTTACAGCTGACCCTTTGCTCAAAATAAAGAATGAGATTTACGAGATAGCGGCCAAAAAACAGCTGGAAATTGATGAATTGAAGCGATTGCAAAAGATGCGCAGCGAGTTCCTGGCCGATGTATCGCATGAACTGAAGACTCCGATATTTGCAGCACAAGGCTTTATACACACCTTGCTGGATGGCGCTATAGACGATGAGAACGTTCGGGATAAGTTTCTGAAAAAGGCTGCCAATAGTTTAGACGGACTGGATACGCTGGTGCAGGATCTGATCAGTATTTCGCAGATGGAGAATGGCGTAATAAAAATGCAAAAACGCAATTTCGACATTATACCGGTGGTGCAGGAAGTATTTGAGCAACTGGAAAACAAGGCTTCGGAACGCAACATTACCCTGCACCTGGCAGCGCAGCCAGGCGAGCACATAAACCTGCACGCCGACCCTAACCGCATCAGGCAGGTATTTATTAACCTGATAGATAACGCCATAAAGTATGGTCGTGAGGGTGGCAACATCTGGGTATCGTTTACGGAGGGACGTAAAAAATACACGATAACTGTTAAAGACGACGGCAAGGGAATAGCGGAAGAGCACATTAACCGTATTTTTGAACGCTTTTACCGGATAGATAAGAGCCGCGCCCGCACAGAAGGAGGTTCCGGCCTGGGTCTGGCCATTTCCAAACACATTGTAGAAGCCCACCGCTCTTTTATAGCCATAACCAGCGTAATAGATAAAGGCTCTACCCTACGTTTCAAGTTACTTAAGGCTAAGTAGATTTCATTGGTAGCTTACAGAAGTCTGACGTTATCCTTTTACCAAACTATAACGTCACCCATTCAGCAATTCAACCATTCAATAATTTTATGAGTATCTTTGCAGAATAAATGGCCTGGCAAACTATAGCTGCGCTCTGTAAAGTATATTACACATGAAATACCCGGTTTTTAAAGACCTGATTATATTTGAGAACGAAGACTACATTGTAGTTAATAAACCGCCCTTTCTGGCAACGCTGGAGGACAGAACACCCAATACTACCAACCTGCTGAAAATTGCCCGCCAGTACAACCCGGATCTGCAGGCCTGCCACCGCTTAGACAAAGACACTTCTGGTTGCCTTGTATTTGCCAAAAACCCGGAAGCTTACCGCCACTTATCCATGCAGTTTGAGCACCGCCAGGTTTATAAAGTATATCATGCTGTGGTTTGGGGTACTTTTAAGTTCGAAGACCAGCTGGTAAGTAAAGCTATTCTGCCTAATGCGAAAGGTGTTGCCAAACTTACACCACAAGGCAAACCCGCCGAAACCTACTTCACTACTTTAGAGAACTATAACCGCCACACGCTGGTAGAGTGTATGCCTGTAACCGGGCGACTGCACCAGATACGCGTGCACCTGGCTTCGTTAAAAGCGCCTATAGTTGGCGATTCGTTGTATGGCGGAGAAAATTTATACCTGAGCAGCCTGAAGCGTGGCTATAACCTGAAACAGCAGACGGAAGAACTACCCTTGATCAAGCGCTTTGCCTTGCACTCGCACACTATAGGTTTCAGGTTAATGAACGATGAGCCGGTAAAGGTCGAAGCGCCTTACCCGAAAGATTTTGCCGTATTAGTAAAGCAACTCAGAGCGCAGTAGATTTTTTGACAAAGGATTTTATGACAAAGGACAAAAGAGCTATAGTTGCCTCTTTTGTCCTTTTTGCTTTTTTGTCTGAACCGGGATTAAGGTGGATTAATGAGATTTTCTACCCGCTTTTTCGGACATCCTTGTCAGAAAGCCATCTGCCGGGGATTTCCAAATCCCCGTTATACGATAAAAATGCATCCCATAAACGCGGACTTGGAAGTCCGCAGCAGGCGGGGGTTGGGGTCCTCTTTTAAGTTTCGGAGACAGGTGTCTGAAACAGCATTTTCTATCCTTTGTCAAAAATCACCCCACCCGCAACACAATCTTCCCGATGTTCTTATTCTGCTCCATATAACGGTGTGCTTCGGCAACGTCTTCCCAACTATAAACCGAATCAATAACAGGCTTTAGCTTTCCTTCTTTAAATAAGGGCAAGGCAAAATGGCTCAGGTCTTCTGTCAGTTTAATCTGGTATTCTTTTGAGCGGGAGCGCAATGTAGTGCCAATTACCTGCAACCGTTTGGATAATATTTTCCTGAGGTCAACATTATCTACTTTACCGCCGCCTAAGCTGGCAAGTATTACCAACCTGCCGTCCAGCCGCAGGCAATCCAGGTTCTGGTTAAAATAGGGCCCGGCTATAAAATCGATGATCACATCTACACCCTCGTTATTGGTATAGGCCAGCACTTCGTCTTCAAACGGTACTTCTTTATAGTTAATGGCTTTGTGTGCGCCCAATTCTTTGCAGGTCTGTAGTTTTCCTTCGGAGGCCGTAACCAGCACTTCGGCTTTAAGCGCCCGGGCAAGTTGTATGGCAGCTGTACCTACTCCACTGGCCCCTGCATGTATCAGTACACGTTCGCCTGGCTGTAACTTACCCAACCATGTCAGCGCCTGCCAGGCAGTTAAAAACACCTCCGGAATGGCGGCCGCTTCCTCAAAACTCAGGTTATCCGGAATGGGCATCGCCATTTCTACGTTAATAATTGCATACTCGGCATAACCGCCGCCGGGCAGCAACCCGAAAACCTTATCGCCTTTCTGATACTTTGTACAGTTAAAACCAGCTTCTTCTACAATTCCTGCTATCTCTAACCCAAGTATTGGGCTGGCACCTTTGGGAGGCGGGTATTTGCCTTGCCGCTGCATCGTATCGGCGCGATTCAGGGCGGTGGCATGTACTTTTACCAGCAGTTCGTAAGGACCAGGTAAAGGCTGTTCATATTCGCCAAGTATAAGTTGTTCGGGTCCGCCGGGTTGTTTTACAAGTATGGCCTTCATTGTTAGAATTAGTGGTATAGTTTATAGTTAGATACTATAGTTTGCAATGGCTTGTTTTACTCTCTTCGGATGGCATCTACCGGGTCAAGTTTTGCGGCCCGCATGGCAGGGTAAGTTCCGAACACGATACCAATCGCAATGGCAACTATAGTTATAACCACGAATGTATCGAACGTATAAGCAGCCTGGAATGGTACATCGGTCAGGGCTTTAATAATTGGCACAACGCCCAACGTGGCCAGCACACCCAGCGATAACCCCATGAAACTGCCAAACAACGACACGGTTACCGACTCAGCCAGGAACTGCATGAGTATATCGTGCTTTTTAGCGCCCATGGCTTTGCGCACGCCAATTTCCACGGTACGTTCGGATACTGATATCAGCAATACATTCATCACGCCGATGCCACCAACTATAACCGAAATACCAACTATAAGCCCCATGATCACCCGGAACAGTAAAAACCCTTTTGCGGCCTGCTCCACTCTGCCTTCGTTGGTTACTACTACAAAATCAGTCGGGTCACCTTTAACATTTGTTTGCAGCCATCGTTCTGCCTCTTTTTTGAAAGCCTGCACCTGCTCTACATCATCCACTTCAAACACCACGCGTGGCGGATCTGCTTTCAACTCTGCATCTGTAAACAAACTGATGGGCAGGTAAATCTCGGGCCTCTCCTGCTTTTTAGGCTGTAGCACCCCGATCACTTTCACTGCCTTGTCTTTATAAGTTATAGTTTGCCCAACTATAGTTTGTACCGGATCTTTACCTGCAGCCTGCTTAGCGAACACATCATTTACAAAAGCAACAGGAGCATTATCAGCAACATCTTCAGGTGAGAATAATCTGCCGGTTTTTATAGTTGCCGCTGTAGGATGAATGGCGTTTATACCCTGCACTGTAGCACCAACCTTACTGCTGTCCGGCAACTGCACTTCGCTGTTTTGCATAAACTGTATGTACCCTGTGGCCGGAATTGTCATGGCTTCATCAAAAGCCCTGAAGCGCTCATAGTTCAGGTAACCATAGTTTTCTTTTTGCAGGCGAACCTCGTTTACGCGCTTATAGGTTTCGGTTTGCACCATCACGGCCTTCAGCGATGTGGTAGTCGCTATCTGGTCGCGG
This genomic interval carries:
- a CDS encoding RluA family pseudouridine synthase, with the protein product MKYPVFKDLIIFENEDYIVVNKPPFLATLEDRTPNTTNLLKIARQYNPDLQACHRLDKDTSGCLVFAKNPEAYRHLSMQFEHRQVYKVYHAVVWGTFKFEDQLVSKAILPNAKGVAKLTPQGKPAETYFTTLENYNRHTLVECMPVTGRLHQIRVHLASLKAPIVGDSLYGGENLYLSSLKRGYNLKQQTEELPLIKRFALHSHTIGFRLMNDEPVKVEAPYPKDFAVLVKQLRAQ
- a CDS encoding NAD(P)H-quinone oxidoreductase; this encodes MKAILVKQPGGPEQLILGEYEQPLPGPYELLVKVHATALNRADTMQRQGKYPPPKGASPILGLEIAGIVEEAGFNCTKYQKGDKVFGLLPGGGYAEYAIINVEMAMPIPDNLSFEEAAAIPEVFLTAWQALTWLGKLQPGERVLIHAGASGVGTAAIQLARALKAEVLVTASEGKLQTCKELGAHKAINYKEVPFEDEVLAYTNNEGVDVIIDFIAGPYFNQNLDCLRLDGRLVILASLGGGKVDNVDLRKILSKRLQVIGTTLRSRSKEYQIKLTEDLSHFALPLFKEGKLKPVIDSVYSWEDVAEAHRYMEQNKNIGKIVLRVG
- a CDS encoding ABC transporter permease, producing MLKKLLNSFALALHNIRTRLFYTLLSILGIVIGVGALVTVLSLIDGMEKFARDQIATTTSLKAVMVQTETYKRVNEVRLQKENYGYLNYERFRAFDEAMTIPATGYIQFMQNSEVQLPDSSKVGATVQGINAIHPTAATIKTGRLFSPEDVADNAPVAFVNDVFAKQAAGKDPVQTIVGQTITYKDKAVKVIGVLQPKKQERPEIYLPISLFTDAELKADPPRVVFEVDDVEQVQAFKKEAERWLQTNVKGDPTDFVVVTNEGRVEQAAKGFLLFRVIMGLIVGISVIVGGIGVMNVLLISVSERTVEIGVRKAMGAKKHDILMQFLAESVTVSLFGSFMGLSLGVLATLGVVPIIKALTDVPFQAAYTFDTFVVITIVAIAIGIVFGTYPAMRAAKLDPVDAIRRE
- a CDS encoding sensor histidine kinase; this translates as MNLNSRTLTLLISLAVALVLTAFLALATYFSSRGLIVALVLVFISCFLLVYFSYEALVLREIKNVYSTLDRVRRQDPKRAEGRSFFTADPLLKIKNEIYEIAAKKQLEIDELKRLQKMRSEFLADVSHELKTPIFAAQGFIHTLLDGAIDDENVRDKFLKKAANSLDGLDTLVQDLISISQMENGVIKMQKRNFDIIPVVQEVFEQLENKASERNITLHLAAQPGEHINLHADPNRIRQVFINLIDNAIKYGREGGNIWVSFTEGRKKYTITVKDDGKGIAEEHINRIFERFYRIDKSRARTEGGSGLGLAISKHIVEAHRSFIAITSVIDKGSTLRFKLLKAK
- a CDS encoding response regulator transcription factor, which gives rise to MQTASKYKILIVDDEPDIVELLHYNLTREGYEVAQADNGKRAIEVAQAFKPDVILMDVMMPVMDGIAACRQLREMNDFKQTHIIFLTARAEEFSEVAAFDAGADDFITKPIKPRALLSRLAAFARRDAQQDEQEQTIDIAGLKIDRTSFAVYKGEQKITLPKKEFELLAFLASTPNKVFTREELLNNIWGSDVYVIARTVDVHIRKVREKVGEDHIRTIKGVGYKFNTD